In Nitrospira sp., one genomic interval encodes:
- a CDS encoding TraR/DksA C4-type zinc finger protein: MAEKDEDSVAARVVAALTTKETPKEREERQQRRESLQRMLLGKRQEIIREIEGNLGQSLTEDQQRRLESARDVGDQALMDLERELGISLMEMRNRKRQAIDEALTRLNEGTYGICAECGVEVSEKRLEAVPFAKLCVECQSRLELLEKIEKEEDRD; encoded by the coding sequence ATGGCAGAAAAAGACGAAGACAGTGTAGCCGCGCGAGTGGTGGCGGCCCTCACGACCAAGGAAACCCCCAAGGAGCGAGAAGAGCGTCAGCAACGACGCGAATCCTTGCAGCGGATGCTGCTCGGCAAGCGCCAGGAAATCATCCGCGAGATCGAGGGCAACCTGGGACAGTCCCTCACGGAAGACCAACAGCGGCGGTTGGAATCAGCCAGGGATGTGGGGGATCAGGCCCTCATGGATCTGGAGCGCGAACTCGGTATTTCTCTGATGGAAATGCGTAACCGGAAGCGCCAAGCGATCGACGAGGCCTTGACGCGCTTGAACGAAGGTACGTACGGAATCTGCGCCGAATGCGGTGTGGAAGTGAGCGAGAAGCGCTTGGAAGCCGTGCCGTTCGCCAAGTTGTGCGTGGAATGCCAGTCTCGACTTGAGTTGCTGGAAAAGATCGAAAAGGAAGAAGATCGCGATTAA
- a CDS encoding squalene/phytoene synthase family protein, whose protein sequence is MLHGILKQVSRSFYLTLNVLPATVRDQMGLAYLFARAADTIADTDLISREQRLEYLRRFQQQFLGGVERTDVQDLRTALLPHQADSAERVLLQRLPDCLQVFDEFETADQARIRWLMSVLPNGMVMDLTRFHAESTQKLTALTTMNELDQYTYYVAGCVGEFWTRMVCAHCPAMVRWDVERMAAIGVRFGKGLQLTNIVKDIARDLQHGRCYVPEQLLDEVGLKPADLLHGESLPKLRPILLRLIKAAMEHLDQGWVYTMAIPRFEIRQRLACMWPILLAGETLQRVASAPDLLDPTVNVKAPRTVVYRVMALTTLTGACGYAGTAYWARLRKQIV, encoded by the coding sequence CTGCTTCACGGCATCCTCAAGCAAGTCTCCCGGTCGTTTTACCTGACCCTCAACGTGCTGCCGGCGACCGTGCGCGATCAAATGGGACTGGCCTATTTGTTTGCACGGGCCGCGGACACCATCGCCGATACGGATCTGATCAGCCGCGAGCAGCGGCTCGAGTATCTGCGGCGGTTCCAACAGCAATTCCTCGGCGGAGTCGAGCGGACGGATGTGCAGGATCTCCGAACGGCGCTCTTGCCTCACCAGGCCGATTCCGCGGAGCGCGTGCTTCTGCAGCGATTGCCCGACTGTTTGCAGGTGTTCGATGAATTCGAGACGGCCGACCAGGCGCGGATCCGTTGGCTCATGAGCGTCTTGCCAAACGGCATGGTGATGGATCTCACGCGGTTTCATGCCGAATCGACGCAGAAACTCACTGCCCTTACGACCATGAACGAACTGGACCAATACACCTATTACGTGGCGGGGTGCGTGGGGGAATTCTGGACCAGGATGGTGTGTGCGCACTGTCCGGCCATGGTGCGATGGGATGTCGAACGGATGGCGGCGATCGGAGTCCGGTTCGGAAAGGGCCTCCAATTGACCAACATCGTCAAGGACATCGCACGTGATCTCCAGCATGGTCGCTGTTATGTGCCGGAACAGTTGCTCGATGAGGTTGGGCTGAAGCCGGCCGACCTGTTGCACGGTGAGAGTCTGCCGAAGTTGAGGCCGATCCTGCTTCGATTGATCAAGGCGGCCATGGAACATCTCGATCAGGGCTGGGTGTACACGATGGCCATTCCGCGATTCGAAATCCGTCAACGACTGGCTTGTATGTGGCCGATCCTGCTGGCCGGCGAAACGTTGCAACGGGTCGCGTCCGCACCAGACCTGCTCGATCCCACTGTGAACGTCAAGGCTCCGCGCACTGTGGTGTATCGCGTCATGGCGTTGACCACCCTGACCGGCGCGTGCGGGTATGCGGGGACGGCCTATTGGGCCCGCTTGCGGAAACAGATCGTCTGA
- a CDS encoding IS3 family transposase (programmed frameshift) — MKRTRRNHGATFKAQVALAAVKGDKTVAELAEQFRVHPTQITEWKQQLLARAADVFGGSKPPSEAPDLKTLHAKIGQLTLENDFLGRRAHQGGLAERKAMSDRTHPLPIGRQCQVLQLARSTAYYQSKPVSAATLALMRRIDELHLQYPFAGARMLRDLLRQEGHAIGRRQVATLMRRMGIAAIYRKPRTSQRHPAHRIYPYLLRQLTITRPNHVWASDITYIPMRRGFVYLCAILDWASRRVLAWRLSNTLTTDFCVEAVREAVTRYGTPEIFNTDQGCQFTSQEFTGFLKDQGIQISMDGTGRWRDNVFVERLWRSLKYEEVYLHAYETVRDAQDGMVRYLTFYNQLRPHRALDGRTPDRVYWESVPARPTAA; from the exons ATGAAGAGGACGAGACGGAACCACGGAGCGACCTTTAAGGCCCAGGTGGCCTTGGCCGCAGTCAAAGGTGACAAGACGGTGGCCGAGTTGGCCGAGCAGTTCAGGGTCCATCCCACCCAGATCACCGAATGGAAGCAACAGCTGCTGGCTCGGGCGGCGGATGTGTTTGGCGGCTCAAAACCGCCGTCGGAGGCGCCGGATCTCAAGACCCTGCATGCCAAGATCGGGCAACTGACCCTCGAGAATGATTTTTTAG GAAGGCGCGCTCACCAAGGCGGGCTTGCTGAGCGCAAAGCGATGAGTGATCGCACCCATCCATTACCGATCGGGCGACAATGCCAGGTGCTGCAGCTGGCCCGGTCGACCGCGTACTACCAATCGAAGCCTGTCTCCGCCGCGACGCTGGCACTCATGCGCCGGATCGACGAGCTCCATCTGCAGTATCCGTTTGCTGGCGCTCGCATGCTGCGGGATTTGTTACGGCAGGAGGGCCATGCCATTGGGAGACGACAGGTCGCGACGCTGATGCGACGGATGGGCATCGCGGCGATCTATCGGAAGCCGAGGACCAGCCAGCGGCATCCTGCCCATCGGATTTATCCCTATCTGCTGCGTCAGCTGACGATCACGCGGCCGAATCATGTGTGGGCGTCTGATATCACGTACATTCCGATGCGGCGTGGCTTCGTGTATTTATGCGCGATTCTCGATTGGGCCAGTCGCCGGGTGTTGGCGTGGCGGCTGTCCAACACGTTGACCACAGACTTCTGCGTGGAGGCGGTACGGGAGGCAGTCACCCGGTATGGCACACCCGAGATCTTCAACACGGATCAAGGCTGCCAGTTCACCAGCCAGGAATTCACCGGGTTTCTCAAAGACCAGGGTATCCAGATCAGTATGGATGGGACGGGACGGTGGCGGGACAATGTGTTTGTCGAACGGCTGTGGCGGAGCCTCAAATACGAAGAGGTCTATCTGCACGCGTACGAGACCGTCCGAGACGCCCAGGACGGGATGGTACGGTATCTGACCTTCTATAATCAGCTCAGGCCGCATCGCGCGCTTGACGGACGCACGCCCGATCGCGTGTACTGGGAGAGCGTGCCTGCACGGCCTACGGCCGCGTAG
- a CDS encoding acylphosphatase: MVEPAEQVRAKILVSGHVQGVGYRAFTRRMAISRGLTGGVENLDSGQVALVVEGKKTLLEDLITDLKKGPVGARVVQVQVEWSQATGRYIDFAIW, encoded by the coding sequence ATGGTCGAGCCGGCCGAACAGGTACGCGCAAAAATCCTGGTCAGCGGTCATGTGCAGGGCGTAGGGTACCGTGCGTTTACGCGTCGCATGGCGATCTCTCGTGGCCTGACCGGCGGGGTTGAAAATTTAGACAGCGGCCAGGTGGCGTTAGTCGTGGAAGGCAAGAAGACTTTGCTCGAAGACTTGATCACGGACCTCAAAAAGGGGCCGGTGGGCGCGCGAGTCGTCCAGGTACAGGTGGAGTGGAGTCAGGCCACCGGACGTTATATCGACTTTGCGATTTGGTAG
- a CDS encoding (2Fe-2S) ferredoxin domain-containing protein has translation MTGYRRHIFICTNKREPDDPRGSCSKLGSESLHACFKQEAKRLNLKGLVRANKAGCLDYCAQGPTVVVYPEGIWYRVTSEADVKEIMDRHILQGQVVQRLLLPDQSPPPLLSPLKA, from the coding sequence ATGACGGGCTATCGACGACACATTTTCATCTGTACCAATAAACGAGAGCCGGACGATCCTCGGGGCAGCTGCTCGAAACTCGGTTCCGAGTCTCTCCATGCCTGCTTCAAACAGGAAGCGAAGCGTCTGAACCTGAAAGGGCTCGTTCGCGCCAACAAGGCCGGCTGCCTGGACTATTGTGCTCAAGGGCCTACGGTCGTGGTGTATCCGGAGGGCATCTGGTATCGCGTCACATCAGAGGCGGATGTGAAGGAAATCATGGATCGCCACATTCTGCAGGGTCAGGTCGTTCAGCGGCTGCTGCTGCCGGACCAATCTCCACCGCCGCTGCTTTCCCCGCTGAAGGCCTGA
- a CDS encoding 4Fe-4S dicluster domain-containing protein, producing the protein MSSLPPKNMFEIFSQGLFEGVKPMMLIRDHLVRHPDRCTHQAICMPVCPTSAWLSTPPYKFDPSRCLESCRLCLDACPSQAIYAVFKKGDKLLEPQKKP; encoded by the coding sequence GTGAGCAGTCTGCCGCCGAAAAACATGTTCGAGATCTTCTCGCAAGGTCTCTTCGAAGGAGTCAAACCCATGATGCTCATTCGTGATCACCTCGTTCGCCATCCCGATCGGTGTACCCACCAGGCCATTTGTATGCCCGTCTGTCCGACCAGCGCCTGGCTATCGACACCACCCTATAAGTTCGACCCCTCACGCTGCCTCGAGAGCTGTCGTCTCTGCTTGGATGCCTGCCCGTCGCAGGCGATCTACGCCGTATTCAAGAAGGGAGACAAGTTACTGGAGCCGCAGAAGAAGCCGTAA
- a CDS encoding adenine phosphoribosyltransferase, with translation MNYKALIREVPDFPKPGILFYDITTLLKNAQAFRAIADELTARYEGRRIDKVVGIESRGFIMGGTLAARLGAGFVPVRKPGKLPADIFEVKYNLEYGSSVLSIHRDAVTKGERVLIVDDLLATGGTAAATVDLIGQLGGEIAGLDFLVELKDLNGRDRLAGFDVHSMIVYP, from the coding sequence ATGAACTACAAAGCCCTCATCCGCGAAGTTCCCGACTTTCCTAAGCCCGGCATCCTGTTCTACGACATCACGACGCTCCTCAAGAACGCCCAGGCCTTCCGCGCGATCGCCGACGAATTGACTGCACGGTACGAAGGGCGCCGCATTGATAAGGTAGTGGGCATCGAATCCCGCGGCTTCATCATGGGCGGGACGCTGGCCGCTCGTCTGGGGGCTGGGTTTGTGCCCGTGCGGAAGCCGGGGAAACTCCCGGCCGACATTTTCGAAGTGAAATACAATCTGGAGTACGGCTCGAGCGTGTTGTCTATCCATCGTGATGCGGTGACGAAGGGGGAGCGCGTGCTCATCGTGGACGATCTGCTGGCTACTGGGGGAACGGCGGCGGCGACCGTCGATCTGATCGGTCAATTGGGGGGGGAGATCGCAGGGCTCGATTTTCTCGTCGAACTCAAAGACCTGAATGGAAGGGATCGGTTGGCCGGCTTCGACGTGCACTCCATGATCGTGTATCCGTAA
- a CDS encoding cupredoxin domain-containing protein — protein MDQMDGMQRATVVLDSYSYTPHHLIVQAGKPVELILTSITTLTPHNFVLMEKDAGLSIERDVSAGRTVTVQFTPTKPGTYPFFCDKRLLFLPSHRDKGMEGVLEVR, from the coding sequence ATGGACCAGATGGACGGGATGCAGCGTGCCACCGTGGTGTTGGACAGCTATTCGTATACCCCACACCATCTGATCGTGCAGGCGGGAAAGCCGGTCGAATTGATTTTGACCAGTATCACCACCTTGACCCCACACAATTTTGTGTTGATGGAGAAGGACGCTGGTCTGTCGATCGAGCGCGATGTCTCAGCCGGACGGACGGTGACCGTCCAATTCACCCCCACGAAACCGGGCACGTATCCTTTTTTCTGCGACAAACGGTTGTTGTTCCTGCCGAGTCATCGCGACAAGGGCATGGAAGGGGTGCTGGAAGTCCGGTAA
- the queC gene encoding 7-cyano-7-deazaguanine synthase QueC: MTLTRSNAVVLLSGGLDSTVTAAVAKQEGYAIHCLTVAYGQRHRIELDRAKAVAHALGAAGHIVVEVNLRAFGGSALTADLDVPKDRSDEERSTTIPVTYVPARNTIFLSLALAYAETLEAQAIYFGANVLDYSGYPDCRPEFIHAFETVARLGTRMGVAGRTIDVRAPLLMQSKADIIRRGLDLRIPFELTHSCYDPGETGVACGRCDSCLIRREAFRRLGVVDPVPYAVP, translated from the coding sequence ATGACGCTGACGCGATCCAATGCGGTGGTGCTGCTGAGCGGGGGATTGGATTCCACCGTGACGGCAGCGGTTGCCAAGCAAGAGGGCTACGCCATCCACTGCCTGACCGTTGCCTATGGTCAGCGCCACCGCATCGAACTGGATCGGGCCAAGGCCGTGGCTCACGCCTTGGGCGCAGCCGGCCATATCGTGGTCGAGGTGAACCTGAGGGCGTTCGGCGGGTCGGCGTTGACGGCGGACCTGGATGTACCGAAGGACCGTTCGGACGAGGAGCGGTCGACTACCATCCCGGTGACCTACGTACCGGCCCGGAACACTATCTTCCTCTCCCTTGCCTTGGCCTATGCCGAGACGCTGGAGGCCCAGGCGATTTACTTCGGCGCCAATGTCCTCGACTATTCCGGCTACCCCGATTGCCGCCCTGAATTTATCCATGCGTTCGAAACGGTCGCTCGCCTCGGCACTAGAATGGGGGTTGCCGGTCGAACGATCGACGTGCGGGCGCCGCTCTTGATGCAATCGAAGGCGGACATTATCCGGCGAGGGTTGGATCTGAGGATCCCATTTGAGTTGACGCACAGTTGTTATGATCCCGGCGAAACGGGTGTGGCTTGTGGTCGTTGCGACAGTTGCCTGATTCGCCGGGAGGCGTTTCGTCGGCTGGGAGTTGTGGATCCGGTTCCCTATGCGGTACCCTAA
- a CDS encoding DUF72 domain-containing protein, with product MPQTSLFSLLEPERPPDNRTLVRFGTSSWAYEGWRDQIYRRAYTASRFSKDSLAEYAAYPPGQPPLFRTVGIDHTFYRPATAAQLAHYGTQVPAHFRFCSKVWEELTIPTYAALPRYGAKGGKSNPHFLDEALFRDLVLTPFVESLPDRIGPFIFEFQQSGLEAARFLDALDRFLGGLPSGYPYAVEVRNPAVLGHRYRDTLRAHRVAHTYNHWTGMPPLLTQHNLLGQAFTAPFLVMRLLTPLGLPYAMAVERYAPYNRIVLPQPQMRREAADLIHRASSEEVESFVLVNNRAEGNSPLTIQAILEQLAQLPA from the coding sequence GTGCCTCAGACCTCTCTGTTTTCGCTGCTCGAACCGGAACGGCCTCCCGACAACCGGACACTTGTGCGGTTCGGGACCAGCTCTTGGGCTTACGAAGGGTGGCGCGATCAGATTTACCGCCGCGCCTATACCGCCAGCCGATTCTCCAAAGACAGCCTCGCTGAATACGCCGCCTATCCGCCGGGGCAGCCTCCGTTGTTCCGAACCGTCGGCATTGATCACACCTTCTATCGACCGGCCACCGCCGCGCAACTCGCGCATTACGGCACGCAGGTACCGGCCCACTTTCGGTTTTGCTCAAAGGTGTGGGAAGAGTTGACCATCCCCACGTACGCCGCCCTTCCTCGCTATGGGGCCAAAGGCGGAAAATCCAATCCCCATTTCTTGGACGAGGCGCTCTTTCGCGACCTGGTGCTGACGCCCTTCGTCGAATCCTTACCCGATCGCATCGGCCCCTTCATTTTCGAGTTCCAGCAGTCGGGGTTGGAAGCAGCCCGCTTTCTTGACGCCCTGGATCGATTTCTGGGCGGACTCCCTTCGGGCTACCCCTATGCAGTGGAAGTCCGAAACCCCGCAGTGCTCGGGCATCGCTATCGCGACACCCTTCGCGCGCATAGGGTGGCCCATACCTACAACCACTGGACAGGCATGCCACCGCTCCTCACGCAGCACAACCTGCTGGGGCAGGCTTTCACCGCTCCCTTTCTCGTCATGCGGCTCCTCACACCGCTGGGACTCCCTTATGCGATGGCGGTGGAACGGTACGCGCCGTATAATCGCATCGTCCTGCCGCAACCCCAAATGCGCCGTGAAGCGGCAGACCTCATCCACCGGGCCTCATCCGAAGAGGTCGAATCCTTCGTGCTCGTGAACAACCGGGCGGAGGGCAATTCTCCCCTAACGATTCAAGCCATCCTCGAACAATTGGCCCAATTGCCCGCCTGA
- a CDS encoding cytochrome c, translating to MKRMRSTPWLLGLGVGMLVAGLAACESSATDPQTTKPSAGAAPADVQVGEAKFNANCAACHGPRGTGSKQGPPLVHKIYEPNHHADVAFQRAAANGVRAHHWEFGNMPKIDAVTADDVDHIIKYVRWLQREAGIF from the coding sequence ATGAAACGAATGCGATCGACACCCTGGCTCCTGGGCCTGGGCGTGGGGATGCTTGTGGCGGGGCTGGCTGCCTGCGAGTCCAGCGCGACGGATCCCCAAACGACCAAACCGTCCGCCGGCGCAGCGCCCGCGGACGTCCAAGTCGGAGAGGCCAAGTTCAATGCCAATTGCGCGGCTTGTCATGGTCCGCGCGGGACCGGTAGCAAGCAGGGTCCTCCCCTCGTGCATAAGATTTATGAGCCCAATCATCATGCCGACGTCGCTTTCCAACGGGCAGCCGCCAATGGCGTACGCGCCCATCATTGGGAGTTTGGGAACATGCCGAAGATCGATGCCGTGACGGCGGATGACGTCGACCACATCATTAAGTATGTGCGCTGGCTGCAGCGCGAGGCCGGTATCTTCTAA
- a CDS encoding sigma-70 family RNA polymerase sigma factor: MARRATVRQDGEMAPSTPARRLRVVRDEDEEEASAAASPESEGSEAEARTEESERSEGLDTIKSYLREVRRSTLLNFKQEQSLGKRVMAGDEVARQEMIEANLRLVISIGKRYMNRGFPFADIVEEGNLGLIKAVEKFNYKRGFRFSTYASWWIRQYIERAIINQGKLVRLPVHVVERLNRYLTKVEQLVHELGREPRIDEVAAKLKVSEADVADLKQLVRTTCSLDSPISDHQDTFLRDIIEDPLCLSPADTAEGVLRRAELMSWVKELPEKERRVIMARFGLDGAEARTLEEIGQEMGLTRERVRQIETAALVRLRGTIERKTMKRADLL; the protein is encoded by the coding sequence ATGGCGCGACGGGCAACAGTTCGGCAAGACGGTGAGATGGCTCCTTCAACTCCGGCGCGTCGGCTGCGCGTCGTGCGCGACGAGGATGAAGAGGAGGCGTCGGCGGCCGCAAGTCCTGAGTCCGAGGGATCCGAAGCCGAAGCGCGGACGGAGGAGTCGGAACGGTCCGAAGGTCTCGACACCATCAAGAGTTACTTGCGCGAGGTGCGCCGCTCGACGTTGCTCAATTTTAAGCAGGAACAATCGTTAGGCAAGCGCGTTATGGCCGGAGACGAGGTGGCTCGTCAAGAGATGATCGAGGCCAACCTGCGGCTCGTGATCAGCATCGGGAAGCGGTACATGAACCGGGGCTTTCCGTTCGCCGACATCGTCGAAGAGGGCAATTTGGGCCTGATCAAGGCCGTGGAGAAATTCAATTACAAACGGGGGTTCCGCTTCAGCACCTATGCGTCTTGGTGGATCCGGCAATATATCGAACGAGCCATCATCAATCAGGGGAAGTTGGTTCGGCTGCCGGTGCATGTGGTGGAGCGGCTGAATCGGTACTTGACCAAGGTCGAACAGCTGGTGCATGAACTTGGCCGGGAACCGCGAATCGACGAAGTGGCCGCCAAGTTGAAAGTCAGCGAGGCGGATGTTGCCGACCTCAAACAGTTGGTTCGGACGACCTGCTCCCTGGACAGCCCGATCAGCGACCACCAAGATACCTTTCTGCGCGACATCATCGAAGATCCCCTGTGCCTCTCACCGGCCGATACGGCGGAAGGCGTTCTGCGGCGGGCGGAGCTGATGTCCTGGGTCAAGGAGTTGCCGGAAAAGGAACGGAGGGTGATCATGGCGCGGTTTGGGCTTGACGGCGCCGAGGCGCGGACGTTAGAAGAGATCGGCCAAGAGATGGGGCTGACGCGTGAGCGGGTGCGACAGATCGAAACTGCGGCGCTGGTTCGGCTCCGGGGCACCATCGAACGGAAAACTATGAAGAGGGCGGATCTCCTATGA
- the malQ gene encoding 4-alpha-glucanotransferase encodes MYDGTEPELLRLLASRVGIAPDYHDIAGTHHVTGDETARAILSAMGFRAGSRDGLVASLRALDDAAWQQPCDPILLLHEGYQAVSWSLRVPVEVEEEQRVVVAWSIVDEQGTVVHRDEVGPHLPIREVREVDGRRMVRLELPLREKLGLGYYDLAVVTTGHRVGITGALRLVVAPTQCYVPESLQRGGRVWGLAVQLYALRSQTNWGVGDFGDLSRLVEWAGRDLGAGIIGLNPLHALKNTRPHHLSPYSPNSRLFLNDLYIDLEQLPEYLRSDEAQALRKSPEVQEAVERARRSDRVDAETVVQVKRRLLHCAYRQFLQDNYAEVDGIWRPSSERGRLLEAFIRDEGEPLKQFALFHVLEEERSRLDPAPALWPSWQAEYRRPNGPASDDYYRRHRDRIRFVQYVQWVAAEQLGQAKAKAAKADMAVGLYPDLALGSDRNGAEAWMLQEVLALEADCGAPPDAFAPQGQNWGFAPFHPLRLKAAGYRPFIELIRKTFRQGGAIRIDHVMMLFRLFWVPRGMSAAAGAYVYYPAEDLLKILALESVRAGTLVIGEDLGTVPDYVREQLARYKILSYRVFYFERQWDGACKPPSDYPTQSLAVVTTHDLPTLAGYWTGEDIRLRAGLGLYSDETSVRRAFEERTGDKAHILAALRQAGQLPPGTADRPEAVPVMTADLAQAIHAYLASSPAWIVMANLDDMIGEVTQMNLPGTLDAYPNWSRKLSLSLEDLQQDERVHALAAALRTLRPPAAGS; translated from the coding sequence ATGTATGACGGCACAGAGCCAGAACTCCTCCGCCTCCTCGCGTCTCGGGTTGGAATCGCTCCTGATTATCACGACATCGCCGGCACCCATCACGTCACCGGTGACGAAACCGCACGGGCAATCCTCTCGGCGATGGGATTTCGCGCGGGGTCGCGCGATGGCCTGGTCGCCTCCCTGCGTGCCTTGGATGATGCCGCTTGGCAACAACCCTGCGATCCCATTCTGCTGCTCCACGAGGGGTATCAAGCGGTCTCCTGGTCACTCCGCGTTCCGGTGGAGGTCGAGGAAGAGCAGAGGGTGGTCGTGGCCTGGAGTATCGTGGACGAGCAGGGCACTGTTGTACATCGGGACGAGGTCGGTCCCCATCTGCCGATTCGGGAAGTCCGCGAGGTCGATGGACGACGTATGGTGCGGCTGGAGTTGCCGCTCCGTGAGAAGTTGGGGCTCGGGTACTACGACTTGGCGGTCGTTACGACCGGTCATCGAGTAGGAATCACGGGCGCCCTTCGCCTGGTGGTGGCTCCCACGCAATGCTATGTGCCTGAGTCGCTGCAACGCGGCGGGCGAGTCTGGGGCCTCGCGGTACAGTTGTATGCTCTGCGCTCTCAAACCAATTGGGGGGTGGGTGACTTCGGCGATCTCTCGCGCCTTGTGGAATGGGCCGGTCGCGACCTGGGAGCCGGCATTATCGGGCTCAACCCCCTCCACGCCCTCAAGAACACCCGGCCGCATCATCTCAGTCCCTATTCCCCGAACAGTCGCCTATTCTTGAATGATCTGTACATCGATCTGGAGCAGTTGCCGGAATATCTCCGGTCGGACGAGGCGCAAGCGTTACGGAAGAGCCCGGAGGTCCAAGAGGCGGTGGAACGTGCGCGCCGTTCCGATCGCGTGGATGCGGAAACGGTGGTGCAAGTAAAGCGCCGGCTCCTCCACTGCGCCTATCGGCAATTCCTGCAAGACAATTACGCTGAGGTCGACGGCATCTGGAGACCTTCGAGCGAGCGTGGGCGGTTGCTGGAAGCCTTTATTCGGGATGAGGGAGAACCGCTGAAGCAGTTTGCGCTGTTTCACGTGTTGGAAGAAGAGCGGAGTCGTCTCGATCCTGCGCCCGCGCTGTGGCCGTCGTGGCAGGCTGAGTATCGCCGTCCCAACGGACCGGCGTCGGACGACTATTACCGACGGCATCGCGACCGCATTCGGTTTGTGCAGTACGTGCAGTGGGTTGCGGCCGAGCAGCTGGGGCAGGCGAAGGCCAAGGCCGCGAAAGCCGACATGGCCGTGGGCCTCTACCCTGATTTGGCGCTTGGGAGCGACCGTAATGGCGCCGAAGCCTGGATGTTGCAAGAGGTCTTGGCGTTGGAGGCAGATTGCGGCGCTCCGCCGGATGCGTTTGCTCCGCAAGGTCAAAATTGGGGATTCGCGCCGTTCCATCCGTTGCGGCTGAAGGCGGCGGGCTACCGTCCGTTCATCGAGTTGATTCGAAAAACATTTCGCCAAGGCGGGGCGATTCGGATCGACCATGTGATGATGCTGTTCCGGCTATTTTGGGTGCCCCGTGGAATGAGCGCAGCAGCCGGTGCCTATGTGTACTATCCGGCAGAGGACCTGTTGAAGATTCTTGCGCTGGAGAGCGTACGTGCCGGGACGCTGGTCATCGGGGAAGATCTCGGTACCGTTCCCGATTACGTGCGCGAGCAATTGGCGCGGTACAAGATCCTGTCCTATCGCGTCTTTTATTTCGAGCGCCAGTGGGATGGAGCCTGTAAGCCGCCTTCCGACTATCCCACGCAATCGTTGGCGGTCGTTACCACCCACGATCTCCCCACCCTTGCCGGGTATTGGACGGGGGAGGACATCAGACTTCGGGCCGGTTTGGGCCTCTATTCCGACGAGACGTCCGTGCGGCGGGCCTTTGAGGAACGAACAGGCGACAAGGCCCATATTCTTGCCGCGCTGCGGCAGGCCGGGCAACTGCCCCCGGGTACGGCTGATCGTCCTGAAGCGGTCCCGGTTATGACGGCCGATCTGGCCCAAGCCATCCACGCTTACCTGGCGTCATCGCCTGCCTGGATTGTGATGGCCAACCTTGACGACATGATCGGGGAAGTGACACAAATGAACCTGCCCGGTACGCTGGACGCCTATCCGAACTGGTCCAGGAAGTTGTCGCTGTCGCTGGAGGACCTGCAACAAGATGAACGGGTGCACGCACTCGCGGCGGCGTTGCGGACCCTTCGCCCTCCGGCCGCCGGGTCCTAG